A stretch of Carya illinoinensis cultivar Pawnee chromosome 14, C.illinoinensisPawnee_v1, whole genome shotgun sequence DNA encodes these proteins:
- the LOC122294265 gene encoding late embryogenesis abundant protein 6-like produces the protein MQAVKDKLQDMNDMRKAKAAAKEEEKAEKDLAKARMEVAHEVRLAKEAEAAMELHVARAGEKAEREEAKHAPKNPNASGAVDSTEKGAMAFGPSCKRPPRTSG, from the exons ATGCAGGCTGTGAAGGACAAGCTGCAAGACATGAACGATATGCGAAAGGCCAAAGCTGCAGCAAAGGAAGAAGAGAAG gctgaaaaagatttagcaaagGCCAGAATGGAGGTTGCTCATGAGGTAAGACTGGCGAAAGAGGCTGAAGCCGCAATGGAGCTGCATGTAGCCAGGGCCGGGGAGAAGGCGGAAAGAGAGGAAGCCAAGCATGCCCCCAAGAATCCAAATGCCAGCGGCGCTGTCGACTCGACGGAGAAGGGTGCTATGGCATTTGGTCCATCTTGCAAGCGGCCTCCTCGTACTAgcggataa
- the LOC122294633 gene encoding agamous-like MADS-box protein AGL80, with translation MTRKKVNLAYIANDSARKAAFKKRKRGLLKKMSELSTLCGIQTCAIIYSPYDPEPEIWPSPLGAQSVIARFKSMPEAEQSRKMVNQESFLRQRITKAKNQLKKQQRESRELEMTQVMYRSLVRDQGLQNLGVVDLNDFRWLIEKTVEEIDERIKSLRQQIITPPQVVTAGTSSNHVNHTGQEIIGLRNEEMAASHDENPQWLMEMLRSNENDVGRNEAMLPYAFNNNSNSLWSTFNFP, from the coding sequence ATgacaagaaagaaagtaaatcTTGCATACATAGCAAATGATAGTGCAAGGAAGGCCGCTTTCAAGAAAAGGAAGAGGGGTCTGTTGAAGAAAATGAGTGAGTTGAGTACCCTGTGTGGAATCCAAACATGTGCAATTATTTACAGTCCCTATGACCCCGAACCTGAGATTTGGCCTTCCCCCTTGGGGGCACAAAGCGTGATTGCAAGATTTAAGAGCATGCCTGAGGCGGAACAAAGCAGAAAAATGGTAAATCAAGAAAGTTTCTTGAGACAAAGAATAACCAAAGCaaagaaccaattgaagaagcAGCAAAGAGAGAGCAGAGAGTTGGAGATGACCCAAGTCATGTACAGGAGCTTGGTTAGAGATCAAGGGCTGCAAAATCTGGGTGTTGTAGACTTGAACGACTTTAGATGGCTCATAGAGAAAACTGTAGAGGAGATTGACGAGAGAATCAAGTCCCTTCGACAACAAATAATTACTCCTCCCCAAGTCGTGACTGCAGGGACAAGCAGCAACCATGTTAATCATACCGGTCAAGAGATAATTGGATTGAGGAATGAAGAGATGGCAGCATCACATGATGAGAATCCTCAATGGTTAATGGAGATGCTGAGATCGAATGAGAACGACGTTGGGAGGAACGAAGCCATGCTGCCGTATGCATTCAATAATAACAGTAACAGTTTGTGGTCTACTTTTAATTTCCCATAA